A part of Denitratisoma oestradiolicum genomic DNA contains:
- a CDS encoding HupE/UreJ family protein, with amino-acid sequence MIRLLFWIALLVFVVTEVSAHEVRPALLDIRRTESSVCNIRWKQPTAGEMAVRLVPRLSGGWIDSAPASDLLGTGQRTMEWRRDDCSLTALTEQIVTIDGLDATITDVFVRVDFDDGRLLQQVLHPGDPPLRLSAPVAPSHQIKAYFLLGVSHILEGSDHLAFVLGLVILVGFRKRLLVVITGFTLAHSITLGATVLGLLHPWPALIEALVALSILIVAAEARRSDRGGQSLTIRWPELAALGFGLLHGFAFAGALTEIGLPKVEMLEALLLFNLGVEAGQILFVGAVLAVTLAIRLLRPAPQWASTLPPYAIGLFAGFLFIERTLALFA; translated from the coding sequence ATGATCCGGCTGCTTTTCTGGATCGCTCTCCTGGTCTTCGTGGTTACCGAGGTATCCGCGCATGAGGTTCGCCCGGCGCTTTTGGACATTAGGAGGACGGAGAGCTCGGTTTGCAACATCAGGTGGAAGCAACCGACAGCCGGCGAAATGGCGGTCCGGCTGGTCCCGCGCCTGTCGGGAGGGTGGATCGATTCTGCACCGGCGAGTGACCTGCTCGGAACTGGCCAGAGGACCATGGAGTGGCGCCGCGACGATTGTAGTCTCACCGCACTGACAGAACAGATCGTCACCATCGATGGGCTCGATGCCACCATCACCGATGTGTTCGTGCGGGTGGACTTCGATGACGGAAGACTGCTTCAGCAGGTTCTACATCCAGGCGATCCGCCGTTGCGCCTTTCCGCTCCGGTCGCTCCCAGCCATCAGATCAAAGCCTATTTTCTGCTGGGCGTTTCCCATATTCTCGAAGGTTCCGACCACCTAGCCTTCGTACTCGGGCTGGTGATTCTGGTGGGCTTTCGGAAACGGCTGTTGGTCGTGATCACCGGTTTCACGCTGGCCCACAGCATCACGCTCGGTGCGACCGTTCTCGGGCTGTTACATCCTTGGCCGGCGCTGATCGAGGCTCTTGTGGCACTCAGCATCCTGATCGTCGCGGCGGAGGCGCGGCGCTCCGACAGAGGTGGGCAGAGCTTGACCATCCGGTGGCCGGAACTGGCAGCGCTCGGTTTCGGGCTGCTTCACGGCTTCGCCTTCGCCGGAGCGCTTACCGAAATCGGGCTTCCCAAGGTAGAGATGCTCGAAGCGCTGCTGCTGTTCAATCTGGGCGTAGAAGCCGGGCAGATCCTGTTTGTCGGCGCCGTCCTGGCGGTGACATTGGCCATCCGGCTGCTTCGCCCCGCCCCTCAATGGGCGAGCACCTTACCGCCCTACGCGATCGGTTTGTTCGCAGGATTCCTCTTCATCGAGCGCACGCTCGCACTGTTCGCCTAG
- a CDS encoding peptidyl-prolyl cis-trans isomerase produces the protein MRLISNLIREPVVHFLFFGCLLYAAASLHARTTDPQRIVVSDAVVKRLTDRYVQQFGSMPPSDRLEYLIGRYIQDEALYRQGTAMGLGNDDEIIRRRIIQKMEFLGDGDSYGVEPTKQQLRAYFDEHSSRYIVPERVSFSHIYFSPDQGGDAKARDRAVEALARLNASKDSSFVPSGDSFPGRLNFALEDRDEVTRSFGESAFAQVLFSLSVGRWSGPIRSGYGWHLVQLQARKAPHTPNFATVVEDVRTDWRNDRQNQLKREALQRIVAQYQVIREDHARDRLEKK, from the coding sequence ATGCGCCTCATATCGAATCTGATCCGCGAACCCGTCGTCCACTTTCTTTTCTTCGGCTGTCTGCTCTACGCCGCAGCCTCGCTCCACGCGCGAACGACTGATCCACAACGCATCGTTGTTTCCGATGCGGTTGTGAAGAGGCTTACGGATCGTTACGTGCAGCAATTTGGCAGCATGCCGCCGTCGGATCGACTGGAATATCTGATCGGCCGGTACATCCAGGACGAAGCGCTCTATCGCCAAGGAACCGCGATGGGTCTGGGCAATGACGACGAAATCATCAGGCGGCGAATCATCCAAAAAATGGAATTCCTGGGTGATGGTGACAGCTATGGTGTCGAACCGACCAAGCAGCAGCTCCGGGCCTATTTCGATGAACATTCGTCGCGCTACATCGTGCCCGAGAGGGTTTCGTTTAGCCACATCTATTTCTCTCCTGATCAGGGTGGCGACGCTAAGGCGCGCGACCGGGCGGTTGAGGCGCTCGCACGTTTGAACGCCTCGAAAGACTCTTCCTTCGTGCCATCGGGCGATTCCTTCCCGGGTCGCTTGAACTTTGCGCTCGAAGATCGAGATGAGGTTACGCGTAGCTTCGGTGAGAGCGCATTCGCACAAGTTCTGTTTTCGTTATCAGTCGGAAGGTGGTCTGGGCCGATCCGCTCCGGCTATGGCTGGCATCTTGTGCAGCTTCAGGCGCGGAAGGCACCGCATACACCAAATTTTGCTACTGTTGTCGAGGACGTCCGTACCGATTGGCGCAACGATCGGCAGAACCAACTCAAACGGGAAGCGTTGCAGCGAATCGTTGCTCAATACCAAGTTATCCGCGAAGACCACGCGCGCGATCGGTTGGAGAAGAAATGA